In Oryza sativa Japonica Group chromosome 11, ASM3414082v1, the following are encoded in one genomic region:
- the LOC4350958 gene encoding probable LRR receptor-like serine/threonine-protein kinase At3g47570 produces MFRLALNKPITPMLVLAFILFLNLRLPFCLSAQFHNESNADRQALLCLKSQLHDPSGALGSWRNDSSVSMCDWHGVTCSTGLPARVDGLDLESENITGQIFPCVANLSFISRIHMPGNQLNGHISPEIGRLTHLRYLNLSVNALSGEIPETLSSCSRLETINLYSNSIEGKIPPSLAHCSFLQQIILSNNHIHGSIPSEIGLLPNLSALFIPNNELTGTIPPLLGSSKTLVWVNLQNNSLVGEIPPSLFNSSTITYIDLSQNGLSGTIPPFSKTSLVLRYLCLTNNYISGEIPNSIDNILSLSKLMLSGNNLEGTIPESLGKLSNLQLLDLSYNNLSGIISPGIFKISNLTYLNFGDNRFVGRIPTNIGYTLPRLTSFILHGNQFEGPIPATLANALNLTEIYFGRNSFTGIIPSLGSLSMLTDLDLGDNKLESGDWTFMSSLTNCTQLQNLWLGGNNLQGVLPTSIGNLSKGLQILNLVQNQLTGSIPSEIENLTGLTAILMGNNMLSGQIPSTIANLPNLLILSLSHNKLSGEIPRSIGTLEQLIELYLQENELTGQIPSSLARCTNLVELNISRNNLNGSIPLDLFSISTLSKGLDISYNQLTGHIPLEIGRLINLNSLNISNNQLSGEIPSNLGECLVLESVRLEANFLQGGIPESLINLRGIIEIDFSQNNLSGEIPKYFESFGSLRSLNLSFNNLEGPVPKGGVFANSSDVFIQGNKMLCASSPMLQLPLCKELSAKRKTSYILTVVVPVSTIVMITLACVAIMFLKKRSGPERIGINHSFRRLDKISYSDLYKATYGFSSTSLVGSGTFGLVYKGQLKFGARDVAIKVFRLDQNGAPNSFSAECEALKSIRHRNLVRVIGLCSTFDPSGNEFKALILEYRANGNLESWIHPKPCSQSPPKLFSLASRVRVAGDIATALDYLHNRCTPPLVHCDLKPSNVLLDDEMVACISDFGLAKFLHNNFISLNNSSSTTGLRGSIGYIAPEYGLGCKVSAEGDVYSYGIIVLEMITGKQPTDEIFQDGMDLHNFVESAFPDQISDILDPTITEYCEGEDPNHVVPEILTCAIQMAKLGLMCTETSPKDRPTMDDVYYDIISIKEKYYALIN; encoded by the exons ATGTTTCGCTTAGCTCTCAATAAACCCATCACACCGATGCTAGTGCTAGCCTTCATTCTTTTCCTGAACTTGCGCCTTCCCTTCTGCTTGTCAGCTCAGTTTCACAACGAATCCAATGCTGATAGGCAGGCTCTCCTCTGCCTCAAGTCCCAGCTCCATGACCCCTCTGGAGCTTTAGGCTCATGGAGAAATGATTCCAGTGTTTCGATGTGTGATTGGCATGGGGTTACATGCAGCACAGGGCTTCCAGCTCGAGTAGATGGATTAGACCTCGAGTCAGAAAACATCACCGGCCAAATATTTCCTTGTGTTGCTAACCTCAGTTTCATCTCCAGAATTCACATGCCTGGTAACCAACTCAATGGCCACATTTCACCTGAGATCGGCCGTTTAACACACCTCAGGTATCTAAATCTCAGCGTGAATGCACTTAGTGGTGAAATACCAGAGACTTTATCGTCATGTTCTCGCCTCGAAACCATCAATCTGTATAGCAACTCCATTGAAGGTAAGATTCCTCCAAGTCTTGCTCATTGTTCATTTCTTCAGCAAATTATTCTTAGCAATAACCATATTCATGGAAGCATACCTTCGGAGATTGGTTTGCTTCCCAACCTTTCTGCACTATTCATTCCTAACAATGAGCTCACTGGCACCATTCCTCCACTTTTGGGAAGTAGCAAAACACTTGTATGGGTGAATCTCCAAAATAATAGCCTTGTTGGGGAAATACCCCCTTCTCTCTTCAACAGCTCTACCATAACTTACATAGATCTCTCACAGAATGGTCTATCCGGGACTATTCCTCCATTCTCAAAAACATCTTTGGTTCTGCGATACCTTTGCTTAACTAATAATTACATCTCTGGCGAGATTCCCAACTCAATTGATAACATTCTCTCCCTGTCTAAGTTGATGCTTTCTGGAAACAACTTAGAAGGGACCATTCCAGAGAGCCTAGGAAAACTCTCTAATTTGCAATTACTAGATCTAAGTTATAATAACTTATCAGGAATTATTTCACCAGGAATATTTAAAATCTCAAATCTTACCTATCTTAATTTTGGtgacaaccgatttgttggGAGAATTCCCACCAACATTGGCTATACCCTTCCAAGACTCACTAGTTTCATACTACATGGGAACCAGTTTGAAGGACCAATTCCTGCTACATTAGCCAATGCTTTGAATCTTACAGAGATTTATTTTGGACGCAACTCCTTCACTGGTATTATTCCTTCATTGGGATCCTTGTCCATGTTGACTGACTTAGATCTAGGTGACAATAAGCTTGAGTCTGGAGATTGGACTTTCATGTCTTCACTAACAAACTGCACCCAACTGCAAAATTTGTGGTTGGGTGGAAATAATCTACAAGGAGTACTTCCCACTTCTATTGGCAACCTATCAAAAGGACTACAGATATTGAATCTAGTACAGAACCAGTTGACTGGCAGCATACCTTCAGAAATAGAAAACCTCACTGGTCTCACTGCCATTCTGATGGGTAATAATATGCTCTCCGGACAAATTCCCAGCACAATTGCAAATCTTCCAAACTTGCTGATCCTAAGCTTATCTCACAACAAGCTTTCTGGAGAAATTCCTCGATCAATAGGCACACTAGAGCAGCTCATTGAACTTTATCTTCAGGAAAATGAATTAACTGGGCAAATACCTTCAAGTTTAGCAAGATGCACAAATTTGGTTGAGCTAAACATTTCAAGAAATAACCTCAATGGAAGCATTCCGTTAGATCTCTTTTCGATTTCTACACTTTCTAAAGGTCTGGACATATCCTATAATCAACTCACTGGGCACATACCACTGGAGATTGGTAGATTGATTAATCTTAATTCTCTTAATATCTCCAACAACCAATTATCTGGTGAGATCCCCTCCAATCTTGGTGAGTGCCTTGTTTTGGAATCAGTTCGCTTGGAGGCAAATTTTCTACAAGGAGGCATCCCGGAATCTCTAATTAACTTAAGAGGCATAATTGAGATTGATTTTTCCCAAAACAACTTGTCTGGTGAAATCCCAAAATATTTTGAGTCTTTTGGATCTTTACGCTCTCTCAATCTATCTTTCAATAACCTTGAGGGACCTGTTCCCAAAGGAGGCGTGTTTGCAAATTCTAGCGATGTGTTCATCCAAGGAAATAAAATGTTATGTGCAAGTTCACCAATGTTACAGTTACCACTTTGCAAGGAACTGTCAGCCAAACGGAAGACATCCTATATTCTTACTGTGGTAGTTCCAGTTAGTACAATTGTTATGATTACCTTGGCATGTGTTGCCATCATGTTTCTGAAGAAGAGATCTGGACCGGAGAGAATCGGCATTAACCATTCGTTCAGGCGTTTGGATAAAATATCATACAGTGATCTGTACAAAGCAACATATGGTTTCTCTTCAACAAGTCTTGTTGGTTCAGGAACATTTGGATTGGTATATAAAGGTCAATTGAAGTTCGGTGCACGCGATGTTGCAATTAAAGTATTTAGACTTGACCAAAATGGAGCACCCAATAGTTTTTCTGCTGAATGTGAGGCACTGAAAAGCATTCGCCATCGGAATCTTGTAAGAGTAATTGGCTTATGTTCAACCTTTGATCCATCAGGAAACGAGTTTAAAGCACTAATTCTTGAGTATAGAGCGAATGGTAACCTCGAAAGCTGGATCCATCCAAAACCATGCAGTCAAAGCCCCCCAAAACTGTTTAGTTTGGCTTCAAGGGTAAGAGTAGCTGGAGACATTGCCACTGCATTGGATTATCTTCATAACCGATGCACTCCTCCTTTGGTTCACTGCGATCTGAAACCAAGCAATGTTCTTTTGGATGACGAAATGGTTGCTTGTATTAGTGATTTTGGACTTGCAAAGTTTCTGCACAACAACTTTATAAGCCTCAATAATTCATCAAGCACTACTGGATTAAGAGGATCAATCGGATACATTGCACCAG AGTATGGCTTGGGATGCAAGGTCTCAGCTGAGGGTGATGTATACAGTTACGGAATTATTGTTCTAGAAATGATAACAGGAAAGCAACCAACTGATGAAATCTTTCAAGATGGAATGGACCTTCACAACTTTGTGGAGTCGGCATTTCCGGATCAAATCAGTGACATTTTAGATCCTACTATCACCGAATATTGTGAAGGTGAAGACCCAAATCATGTTGTGCCTGAAATACTAACATGCGCCATACAAATGGCCAAGCTTGGGCTAATGTGCACAGAGACATCACCAAAAGATCGACCGACAATGGATGATGTTTACTATGATATCATTTCCATcaaagaaaaatattatgcactgATCAACTGA